A single genomic interval of Polaribacter vadi harbors:
- the gldI gene encoding gliding motility-associated peptidyl-prolyl isomerase GldI, giving the protein MKYSILFLLIFLCFSCSKVAPRKPINPKPSTTFYFEAMQQNKILNKLEDEKILQLIKNDSTNVYLQSSNGFWYTYINKIEEDLPTPEKGNEVVLEYNITALNDSILYSKEALGIKNYRVDEEDFISGLQKGIKLMKIGETITFVIPSYSAFGITGDNNKIGINQSIKSTVTLINIK; this is encoded by the coding sequence ATGAAATATAGTATTTTATTTTTATTGATATTCTTGTGCTTTTCTTGTTCTAAAGTAGCACCTAGAAAACCGATCAACCCAAAACCATCGACAACTTTTTATTTTGAAGCAATGCAACAAAATAAAATTTTAAATAAATTGGAAGATGAAAAAATTCTTCAATTGATAAAAAACGATAGCACAAATGTATATTTGCAATCTTCAAATGGTTTTTGGTACACGTATATCAATAAAATTGAAGAAGATTTACCAACACCCGAAAAAGGGAATGAAGTTGTTTTAGAATATAATATTACAGCATTAAATGATAGCATACTTTATAGCAAAGAAGCTTTAGGTATAAAAAATTATAGAGTAGATGAAGAAGATTTTATTTCTGGCTTACAAAAAGGAATAAAGTTGATGAAAATAGGAGAAACGATTACCTTTGTAATTCCTTCCTATAGTGCTTTTGGCATTACAGGAGACAACAATAAAATTGGAATAAACCAATCTATAAAAAGTACAGTAACATTAATTAACATTAAATAA
- the ribH gene encoding 6,7-dimethyl-8-ribityllumazine synthase — translation MATTNLSYYDKATIPNANSFRFGIVVSEWNPEITQNLKKGAIETLLDCGATKENIISWDVPGSFELVYGCKKMIQSQNLDAIIAIGNVIQGETKHFDFVCEGVTQGIIDLNVKFDVPVIFCVLTDNTKQQSLDRSGGSLGNKGIECAVAAVKMAAIKNLDRSSGSVGF, via the coding sequence ATGGCAACAACAAATTTATCTTATTACGATAAAGCAACAATCCCAAATGCGAACTCTTTTCGATTTGGGATTGTTGTTTCAGAATGGAATCCTGAAATTACACAAAACCTTAAAAAAGGAGCAATTGAAACGTTGTTAGATTGTGGAGCAACCAAAGAAAACATTATTTCTTGGGATGTTCCTGGAAGTTTTGAACTTGTTTACGGTTGTAAAAAAATGATTCAATCTCAAAATTTAGATGCAATTATTGCGATTGGAAATGTAATTCAAGGTGAAACTAAACATTTCGATTTTGTTTGCGAAGGTGTTACACAAGGTATCATCGACTTAAATGTAAAGTTTGATGTTCCTGTAATTTTTTGTGTTTTAACAGACAATACTAAACAACAATCTTTAGACAGATCTGGAGGAAGCTTAGGGAATAAAGGTATTGAATGTGCTGTTGCTGCAGTTAAAATGGCTGCTATTAAAAATTTAGATAGGTCTTCTGGAAGTGTTGGGTTTTAG
- a CDS encoding DHH family phosphoesterase — protein sequence MILKGFEDLKRFLEKPKNIVIIGHRNPDGDAVGSTLALKHYLDKKGHGATVVMPNEYPDFLHWLPGSETVYRFDWQNKQSQKAISNSDIIFLLDFNTLHRVGYDMQNTLEKYPNDFAMIDHHQQPDDVTYMYSDTEICSTCQMVYQFIEMNNDLDLIDAAIATCLYTGIMTDTGSFRFRSTTSKTHRIIADLIDKGAENDRIHNNVYDANSYNRLLLLGKALSNLQILPTYKTAYITLTDEEKKRFDFQKGDTEGIVNYALSLKGIVFAAIFIEDSEQNLVKISFRSKGKFSVNQFARNHFEGGGHDNAAGGKSNVSLAETVTKFSGLLGQYQSELENSYEI from the coding sequence ATGATTTTAAAAGGATTTGAAGATTTAAAAAGGTTTTTAGAAAAACCTAAGAATATTGTAATCATTGGGCACAGAAACCCAGATGGAGATGCTGTTGGGTCTACTTTAGCCTTAAAACATTATTTGGATAAAAAAGGACATGGAGCAACAGTTGTCATGCCAAATGAATATCCAGATTTTTTACATTGGTTGCCTGGTTCTGAGACCGTTTACAGGTTTGATTGGCAAAACAAACAATCGCAAAAAGCCATTAGCAATTCAGATATTATTTTTCTTTTAGATTTTAATACCTTGCATAGAGTAGGTTATGACATGCAAAATACCTTGGAGAAATATCCAAATGATTTTGCAATGATAGATCATCATCAACAACCAGATGATGTAACCTATATGTATTCTGATACAGAAATTTGTTCTACTTGCCAAATGGTGTATCAATTTATAGAAATGAATAACGATTTGGATCTAATTGATGCTGCTATTGCAACCTGTTTGTATACAGGTATTATGACAGATACAGGTTCTTTCAGATTTAGATCTACCACAAGTAAAACGCACAGAATTATTGCAGATTTAATTGATAAAGGTGCAGAAAACGATCGAATACATAATAATGTGTACGATGCAAATTCTTATAATAGATTGTTATTATTAGGCAAAGCATTAAGTAATTTGCAAATTTTGCCAACTTATAAAACAGCGTACATCACTTTAACAGACGAAGAGAAAAAACGTTTCGATTTCCAAAAAGGAGATACAGAAGGCATTGTAAATTATGCACTTTCTTTAAAAGGAATTGTTTTTGCTGCTATTTTTATTGAAGATAGTGAGCAAAATCTTGTAAAAATTTCTTTTAGATCTAAAGGAAAATTTTCTGTAAATCAATTTGCAAGAAATCATTTTGAAGGTGGAGGACATGATAATGCTGCAGGAGGAAAATCGAATGTATCTTTAGCAGAAACTGTGACTAAATTTTCAGGTTTGTTAGGGCAATATCAATCAGAATTAGAAAATTCTTATGAAATATAG
- the recF gene encoding DNA replication/repair protein RecF (All proteins in this family for which functions are known are DNA-binding proteins that assist the filamentation of RecA onto DNA for the initiation of recombination or recombinational repair.), whose amino-acid sequence MYLQKISVVNFKNIASQSFDFQEKINCFVGDNGVGKTNVLDAIYYLSFTKSYFNAVAIQNIKHGEGFFMIEGDYLLNDRNEKIVCSLKKGQKKVLKRNDKAYSKFSEHIGQFPLVIISPADRDLVTEGSDTRRKFIDGVISQQNKTYLQDLISYSKVLSQRNALLKYFAANRVFDALNLSVYNEQLSEYGTRIYNVRKAFLEQFIPIFNEKYQIISGDKEQVNLNYKSQLHDFEMSDLLKKSLEKDKILQYTTSGIHKDDLSFEIGEYPIKKFGSQGQQKSYLIALKLAQFEFIKQQSNVLPILLLDDIFDKLDENRVSQIIDLVNNDEFGQIFITDTHADRTENILKQGSKEYQIFQL is encoded by the coding sequence ATGTATTTACAAAAAATTTCAGTAGTTAATTTTAAAAATATAGCCTCACAATCGTTTGATTTCCAAGAGAAAATAAATTGTTTTGTGGGTGATAATGGTGTTGGAAAAACCAATGTTTTAGATGCCATTTACTACTTGTCTTTTACCAAAAGTTACTTTAATGCTGTCGCAATTCAGAATATAAAGCATGGAGAAGGTTTTTTTATGATTGAAGGAGATTACCTTTTAAATGATAGAAATGAGAAAATTGTGTGCAGTTTAAAAAAAGGTCAGAAGAAAGTTTTAAAGAGAAACGACAAGGCATATAGCAAGTTCTCAGAACATATTGGTCAGTTTCCATTGGTGATAATTTCTCCTGCAGATAGAGATTTGGTTACAGAAGGTAGTGATACCAGAAGAAAATTTATTGATGGTGTAATTTCTCAGCAGAACAAAACGTATTTGCAAGATTTAATTTCTTACAGTAAAGTACTTTCTCAAAGAAATGCGTTGTTAAAATATTTTGCAGCCAATCGCGTCTTCGACGCTTTAAATTTAAGTGTATATAATGAGCAACTTTCTGAATATGGAACTCGAATTTATAATGTTAGAAAAGCTTTTTTAGAACAATTTATTCCGATTTTTAATGAAAAATATCAAATAATTTCTGGTGATAAAGAGCAAGTAAATTTGAATTATAAAAGTCAATTACACGATTTTGAAATGTCGGATTTATTAAAAAAATCATTAGAAAAAGATAAAATTCTACAATACACAACTTCAGGTATTCATAAAGACGATTTAAGTTTCGAAATTGGCGAATATCCTATTAAAAAGTTTGGTTCTCAAGGACAGCAGAAATCGTATTTAATTGCATTAAAATTGGCGCAGTTTGAGTTTATCAAACAACAATCTAATGTTTTACCAATTTTATTGTTAGATGATATTTTTGATAAGTTAGATGAAAATAGAGTTTCACAAATTATTGACTTGGTTAATAATGATGAATTTGGACAGATTTTTATCACAGACACACATGCAGATAGAACTGAAAACATCTTAAAGCAAGGAAGTAAAGAATATCAGATTTTTCAATTATAG
- a CDS encoding TlpA family protein disulfide reductase, which yields MKLKIILVFVLTAMFLSCKKEKTTPEKELNNVMSKINNKTSISYDLNYRIKYFENLDTTNLYVKTIIIKEKSDSLFGGYIWYSRKDSITDYIKYYDLNSFYIINNNRKEVIQYNPKIPIPYGFTNNFDGKLLKTYFLQGSSLKKLIQDSIYKSKVIDENGLLKLNIIYPDGDEVVNQVKEIFFDKTSNIVKQIIFKAELDNLQEYNEWNISNVNFDNYKAKDLELKFQTITKDYEFKDYQPPSKEANLPLAKGQKVIDFKGQYLSKNKSEFDLANFSNNIIILDFWYRTCPPCIKSIPQLNNIYKKYESKGVKLFGVNDIDTDSLSRALLIPFRQKEKINYPIVLTDKSISEKYKIVGYPTLYIINKDGEIEFSKLGYSENLEKEVDSILNKILK from the coding sequence ATGAAGTTAAAAATCATTTTAGTCTTTGTCCTTACTGCTATGTTTTTGAGCTGTAAAAAGGAAAAGACAACACCTGAAAAGGAATTAAATAATGTTATGTCAAAAATTAATAATAAAACTTCTATAAGTTATGATTTAAATTATCGAATAAAATATTTTGAAAATCTTGACACAACAAATTTATATGTCAAAACAATTATTATAAAGGAAAAATCTGATTCACTTTTCGGTGGTTATATTTGGTATTCGAGAAAAGATAGCATAACAGATTATATTAAATATTATGATTTGAACTCTTTTTATATCATAAATAACAATAGGAAAGAAGTAATCCAATACAATCCTAAAATACCCATTCCTTATGGTTTTACTAATAATTTTGATGGCAAACTATTAAAGACTTACTTTCTTCAAGGTAGTAGTTTAAAAAAATTAATTCAAGACTCTATTTACAAATCAAAAGTAATTGACGAGAATGGTTTATTGAAATTAAACATAATATATCCAGATGGAGATGAAGTCGTGAATCAGGTAAAAGAAATATTTTTTGATAAAACATCTAACATAGTCAAACAAATTATTTTTAAAGCGGAATTAGATAACTTACAAGAATATAACGAATGGAATATAAGCAATGTTAATTTTGATAATTACAAGGCAAAAGACCTCGAATTAAAATTCCAAACAATTACAAAAGATTACGAGTTTAAAGATTATCAACCACCTTCAAAAGAAGCAAATTTACCATTAGCAAAAGGTCAAAAAGTTATAGACTTTAAAGGTCAATATCTATCAAAAAACAAATCCGAATTTGATCTTGCTAATTTTTCGAATAACATAATTATACTCGATTTTTGGTATAGAACTTGTCCACCTTGTATAAAATCAATCCCTCAATTGAATAACATCTATAAGAAGTACGAATCAAAAGGGGTGAAATTATTTGGTGTTAACGATATAGATACTGATTCACTTTCAAGAGCGTTATTAATTCCTTTTCGTCAAAAAGAAAAAATAAATTATCCTATCGTATTGACTGACAAATCTATTTCAGAAAAATATAAAATAGTAGGCTACCCAACTTTGTATATTATAAATAAAGATGGAGAAATTGAATTCTCAAAATTAGGATATTCTGAAAACCTAGAAAAAGAAGTTGATAGTATTTTAAATAAGATTCTGAAATAA
- a CDS encoding nucleoside-diphosphate kinase — protein sequence MATNRTFTMLKPDAVENGHTGAILDKINAAGFRIVALKKTQMTKADAETFYAVHNERPFFGELVEFMTRGPIVAAILEKENAVEDFRTLIGATNPADAAEGTIRKLYATSMGENAVHGSDSDENAQIEGNFHFSGREQF from the coding sequence ATGGCGACAAATAGAACATTTACAATGCTAAAACCAGATGCTGTAGAAAACGGACATACTGGAGCAATCTTAGACAAAATAAATGCTGCAGGATTTAGAATTGTAGCTTTAAAGAAAACTCAAATGACCAAAGCAGATGCAGAAACTTTTTATGCAGTGCATAATGAGCGTCCGTTTTTTGGTGAGTTAGTAGAGTTTATGACTAGAGGACCAATTGTAGCTGCAATTTTAGAAAAAGAAAATGCAGTAGAAGATTTTAGAACCTTAATTGGTGCTACAAATCCTGCTGATGCTGCAGAAGGAACTATTAGAAAATTATATGCAACTTCTATGGGAGAAAATGCTGTACATGGTTCTGATTCTGATGAAAATGCACAAATTGAAGGAAACTTTCACTTTTCTGGAAGAGAGCAATTTTAA
- a CDS encoding FKBP-type peptidyl-prolyl cis-trans isomerase: MKVLKTLAIVAASTMMVSCGNQKPDVKSLETEIDSASYALGMDMAIKVKANFEKADTDLFLQGYRNGMDSTNMLIAQEDLNAFLGAFFQKQQAEKMKEQQEKAAKDAEVKFGDNKKAGQDFLAENKVKENVQTTDSGLQYLVLKEGTGEKPVATSKIKIHYHGTTINGEVFDSSVDKGTPYDASPNQFIPGFTEGLLLMNEGAKYRFFIPQELAYGAQQRGALIQPFSTLIFEVEILDILEQ; encoded by the coding sequence ATGAAAGTATTAAAAACTTTAGCAATTGTAGCAGCTTCAACAATGATGGTTTCTTGTGGAAATCAAAAACCTGATGTTAAATCTTTAGAAACTGAAATAGATTCTGCAAGTTATGCTTTAGGAATGGACATGGCTATTAAAGTAAAAGCAAATTTTGAAAAAGCTGATACTGATTTGTTTTTACAAGGCTATAGAAATGGAATGGATTCAACAAATATGTTGATTGCACAAGAAGATTTAAATGCATTTTTAGGTGCGTTTTTTCAAAAGCAACAAGCTGAAAAAATGAAAGAACAACAAGAAAAAGCAGCTAAAGATGCAGAAGTAAAGTTTGGAGATAACAAAAAAGCTGGTCAAGATTTTTTAGCTGAAAATAAAGTAAAAGAAAATGTACAAACAACAGATAGTGGTTTACAATATCTTGTTTTAAAAGAAGGAACAGGAGAAAAGCCAGTTGCTACTTCTAAAATTAAAATTCATTATCATGGAACTACTATAAATGGTGAAGTTTTTGATAGTTCAGTAGATAAAGGAACTCCTTATGATGCAAGTCCAAATCAATTTATTCCTGGTTTTACAGAAGGTTTATTATTGATGAATGAAGGTGCTAAATACAGATTCTTTATTCCTCAAGAATTAGCTTATGGAGCGCAACAAAGAGGTGCTTTAATTCAGCCTTTTTCTACCTTAATTTTTGAAGTAGAAATTTTAGATATTTTAGAACAATAA
- a CDS encoding tetratricopeptide repeat protein, translating into MATYKKKYKPEGKKEEQTAQEMESTTAEVFNTLDETASKSEKWIEKNSKVLFGSLVAIVLVFIGYLAYNNFVVEPNELEASNELAFPRKYFDEAATAGSGIDSLLTLGLEGADGRYGFLDIADSYSGTDAGNLANYYAGVSYLQMKNYKKAIEYLEKFNSDDEMLGPVSLGAIGDAFSDIDQQEDALEYYEKAANKKTNEFTTPLFLYKAGQTAMSLEKYGKAEELFSKIKENYPTSDQGKDVEKFINAAKYAKK; encoded by the coding sequence ATGGCAACATACAAGAAAAAATATAAACCAGAAGGTAAAAAAGAAGAACAAACTGCACAAGAAATGGAAAGCACAACAGCTGAAGTTTTTAACACTTTAGATGAAACTGCTTCTAAATCTGAAAAATGGATTGAAAAAAATAGCAAAGTTTTATTTGGAAGTTTGGTTGCAATTGTTCTTGTTTTTATAGGATATTTAGCATATAATAATTTTGTTGTTGAACCAAATGAATTAGAAGCTTCTAACGAATTAGCGTTTCCAAGAAAATATTTTGATGAAGCTGCAACTGCTGGTTCTGGTATCGACTCTTTATTAACTTTAGGTTTAGAAGGTGCAGATGGTAGATATGGTTTTTTAGACATTGCAGATTCTTATAGTGGAACTGATGCAGGAAATTTAGCAAATTATTATGCTGGTGTTTCTTACTTACAAATGAAAAATTACAAAAAAGCAATTGAATATTTAGAGAAATTTAATTCTGACGATGAAATGTTAGGTCCAGTTTCTTTAGGTGCAATTGGTGATGCTTTTTCTGACATCGATCAGCAAGAAGATGCTTTAGAATATTATGAAAAAGCAGCAAATAAAAAAACAAACGAATTTACAACACCATTATTTTTATACAAAGCAGGACAAACTGCAATGTCTTTAGAAAAATATGGTAAAGCAGAAGAATTATTCTCGAAGATAAAAGAAAACTACCCAACATCTGACCAAGGTAAAGATGTGGAGAAATTTATCAACGCAGCAAAATATGCTAAGAAATAA
- a CDS encoding peptidylprolyl isomerase: MRNVAYIFVVFLLITACQSSKYKNLEDGLYAEIQTNKGDILLELYAEDVPMTVANFVSLSEGNNNKVTDSLKGKKFYDGIRFHRVVNNFIVQAGDPTETGRGTAGYRFGDEFPKDENGSLLYKHDDAGVLSMANGGPESNGSQFFITHREIPHLDGKHPVFGKTIVNPTQLATLKKSIKDEAKLNNAVDSLRNVVLNSIVQLDTIHTINIIRVGSKANSFNAAEVFDNQLLLYEENKKTRKEQEASAEVARYAKYLEDKAVFFAKMGEEKARKTTSGLGILMLKENPSGEKIVTNKPIKSHFMLYTADGTQIQATKDGGQPFVFQLDDAEKPMITGFKEGVANMRVGEKALLFVPYYIGFGEAKYGPFPAKSDLVFEIEILEIGN, translated from the coding sequence ATGAGAAATGTAGCCTATATTTTTGTTGTTTTTTTATTGATAACAGCTTGCCAATCTTCTAAATATAAAAATTTAGAAGATGGCTTGTATGCAGAAATACAAACTAATAAAGGTGATATTTTATTAGAGTTATATGCAGAAGATGTACCCATGACTGTTGCTAATTTCGTTTCTTTATCAGAAGGAAATAACAATAAGGTTACAGATTCTTTAAAAGGTAAAAAGTTTTACGATGGTATTCGCTTTCATAGAGTTGTAAATAACTTTATTGTACAGGCAGGAGACCCAACAGAAACAGGAAGAGGAACTGCTGGTTATCGATTTGGAGACGAGTTTCCAAAAGACGAAAACGGTTCTTTACTTTATAAGCATGATGATGCAGGAGTGTTATCGATGGCAAATGGAGGGCCAGAATCTAATGGAAGTCAGTTTTTTATAACCCATAGAGAAATTCCGCATTTAGATGGTAAACATCCTGTTTTTGGTAAAACGATTGTAAACCCAACTCAATTAGCTACTTTAAAAAAGAGCATTAAAGATGAAGCAAAACTAAATAATGCTGTAGATTCTTTAAGAAATGTTGTTTTAAATTCAATTGTTCAGTTAGATACGATTCATACCATTAATATTATTAGAGTTGGAAGTAAAGCCAATTCTTTTAATGCAGCCGAAGTTTTTGATAATCAGTTGCTTTTGTATGAAGAAAATAAGAAAACAAGAAAAGAGCAAGAAGCATCAGCAGAAGTTGCTAGATATGCAAAGTATCTAGAAGATAAAGCTGTTTTTTTTGCTAAAATGGGCGAAGAAAAAGCAAGAAAAACAACCTCTGGTTTAGGGATTTTAATGTTAAAGGAAAATCCTTCTGGAGAAAAAATAGTTACCAATAAACCTATAAAATCTCATTTTATGTTATACACTGCAGATGGTACTCAAATACAAGCTACAAAAGATGGTGGTCAGCCATTTGTGTTTCAGTTAGATGATGCAGAAAAACCAATGATTACTGGTTTTAAAGAAGGTGTTGCGAATATGAGAGTTGGTGAAAAAGCTCTATTATTTGTTCCTTATTATATTGGTTTTGGCGAAGCTAAATACGGACCATTTCCTGCAAAATCTGATTTGGTTTTCGAAATAGAAATTTTAGAAATAGGAAATTAA
- a CDS encoding phosphatase PAP2 family protein, translated as MFDSILQKDKELSVFLNNLGSEQWDSFWLGITNQFYWAPLFLFILILIVKTFGWKRGGVMILAMILLVTISDQLTVFIKDNSFRLRPNNDPDIMDSLRISLREFTNPQSHSFMSGHATTSTFFSLFTIFLLRDKYKQIYFLLLFPAFFAYSRLYLGVHFPSDVFIGILLGILLANIYYFFFKKLDKKLFF; from the coding sequence TTGTTCGACTCAATTTTACAAAAAGACAAAGAGCTATCAGTTTTCTTAAACAATTTAGGAAGTGAACAATGGGACTCATTTTGGTTGGGAATTACCAACCAATTTTACTGGGCTCCATTGTTCCTTTTTATACTTATTTTAATTGTAAAAACATTTGGTTGGAAACGTGGTGGAGTTATGATTTTAGCCATGATTTTGTTGGTTACAATTTCAGACCAATTAACCGTTTTTATAAAAGATAATTCCTTTAGATTAAGACCAAATAACGATCCAGATATTATGGATTCTTTACGTATTTCTTTAAGAGAATTTACAAACCCACAAAGTCATAGTTTTATGTCTGGGCATGCTACAACATCTACCTTTTTCTCTTTATTTACAATATTTTTATTGAGAGATAAATACAAACAAATTTATTTCCTTTTACTATTCCCAGCCTTTTTTGCCTATAGCAGATTGTATTTAGGCGTTCATTTTCCTTCAGATGTTTTTATTGGAATTTTGTTAGGAATTTTATTGGCTAATATTTATTATTTCTTCTTTAAAAAACTCGATAAAAAATTATTTTTCTAG
- a CDS encoding DUF721 domain-containing protein, whose amino-acid sequence MAKRENDSFSIEDLMKSFIKENNLSKGMQKIKVEETWFKMMGPGVATHTTSVKLNNKTLIIQLKSSVLREELSYGKEKIIKMMNEELGEEVISKLMLV is encoded by the coding sequence ATGGCAAAAAGAGAAAACGATTCTTTTTCGATAGAAGATTTAATGAAAAGCTTTATCAAGGAAAACAACTTGAGTAAAGGAATGCAGAAAATTAAGGTGGAAGAAACTTGGTTTAAAATGATGGGCCCAGGAGTTGCAACACATACAACTTCTGTAAAGTTGAATAATAAAACCTTAATTATTCAGTTAAAATCTTCTGTTTTAAGAGAAGAATTAAGTTATGGAAAAGAAAAAATTATAAAAATGATGAACGAAGAATTAGGGGAGGAAGTTATTAGTAAATTGATGCTGGTTTAA
- a CDS encoding Ig-like domain-containing protein → MKQLFLFFFISLLFFNCDKTPKVQQEIINTDIKNFWKAYDHILAVNDSTLQLKYLEEYFLDKATEGQQGMIRARNYTPKEYLNAIKSYPRFWNSIRNNTLNTAQFDIQIRAGIENLKEIYPDLKPATIYYTMGVFRSPGTGFDDLALIGSEFALGDRYTVTEEFPENLNYVKNYYSINPPAFLDFLNIHEYVHTQQKLALNNTLSQSLYEGIADFIAAKVTHKKPPFKYDNFGLKNEAKLKIAFENELFNIRKMGDWMWNENNQFKTRDLIYFIGARIAEANYEKASDKKAAIKKMIELDYNNDTEIEEYVNNSGYFSTTLKDLEQKFEESRPTVKAINQFENGSQNVPAGLSEITLYFSEKMDINIKSTGFGELGKDHFPKVTSIDFAEDGLSITYNVNLEPNKRYQILLENGYRTENEIPLKPFLIDFKTKK, encoded by the coding sequence ATGAAACAGCTATTTTTATTTTTTTTCATCTCACTTTTATTTTTTAATTGTGATAAAACGCCTAAAGTTCAACAAGAAATTATTAATACAGATATTAAAAATTTCTGGAAAGCTTACGATCATATTTTGGCAGTTAATGATAGCACTTTACAGCTTAAATATCTAGAAGAATATTTTTTAGACAAAGCTACAGAAGGTCAACAAGGTATGATTAGAGCCAGAAATTATACGCCTAAAGAATACTTAAATGCGATTAAAAGCTATCCTAGATTTTGGAATTCTATTAGAAACAACACCTTAAACACAGCACAATTTGATATTCAAATAAGAGCAGGAATTGAAAATCTAAAAGAAATATATCCTGATTTAAAACCTGCAACTATTTATTACACAATGGGTGTTTTTAGATCTCCAGGAACTGGTTTTGATGATTTGGCTTTAATTGGTTCTGAGTTTGCTTTGGGTGATAGATATACTGTTACAGAAGAATTTCCTGAGAATTTAAATTATGTTAAGAATTATTATAGCATAAATCCGCCAGCTTTTTTAGATTTTTTGAATATTCACGAATACGTGCATACTCAACAAAAACTTGCTTTAAACAATACTTTATCGCAAAGTTTATACGAAGGAATTGCAGATTTTATTGCAGCAAAAGTAACTCATAAAAAACCTCCTTTTAAATATGATAACTTCGGATTAAAAAATGAAGCAAAACTTAAAATAGCTTTTGAAAACGAACTATTTAATATCCGAAAAATGGGTGATTGGATGTGGAATGAAAACAATCAATTTAAAACTAGAGATTTAATTTACTTTATAGGTGCAAGGATTGCTGAAGCCAATTACGAGAAAGCTTCTGACAAAAAAGCAGCCATCAAAAAAATGATTGAATTGGATTATAATAATGATACTGAAATTGAAGAATATGTAAATAATTCAGGGTATTTCTCAACTACTTTAAAAGATTTAGAGCAAAAATTTGAAGAAAGCAGACCCACTGTAAAAGCTATCAATCAATTTGAAAATGGAAGTCAAAATGTGCCTGCTGGTTTATCTGAAATTACACTTTATTTCTCTGAAAAAATGGATATCAATATAAAATCGACTGGTTTTGGGGAATTAGGCAAAGATCATTTTCCTAAAGTTACCAGTATCGATTTTGCTGAAGATGGCCTTTCCATCACCTATAATGTAAATTTAGAACCAAACAAGAGATATCAGATTTTATTAGAAAACGGTTACAGAACTGAAAATGAAATTCCTTTAAAACCTTTTTTGATTGATTTTAAAACGAAAAAGTAA